One Desulfocurvibacter africanus subsp. africanus DSM 2603 genomic region harbors:
- a CDS encoding ATP-binding protein: protein MRTLMNGLKAHERYPVAESSQVGSLRRAVAGLARDQGMSQEQTAKAAIMATEMGTNLVKHAHGGGEVLVRAIAGRFGGLELLSLDKGPGMENPAHMLQDGVSTMGSAGTGLGALRRLSNEFAIYSRVGSGTVVLVRSWASHYEEQPNVIPCEMGMVMLPKPGEEACGDGWCVSLTDNGLTVLVIDGLGHGPQAAAASQEAVRAFSEQPDLVPSEAVHNLHGRLRHTRGAAAAVADIRTGRDTLVFAGIGNIAGRIVRPDGAMTSLVSMSGIVGHQFRKLLDFSYAWGDDDLLVMNTDGLRTGWDFSAYPGLEHQHPAIIAGVLYRDFVRGSDDVAVVVLRMARSGRR from the coding sequence ATGCGCACGCTTATGAATGGTCTAAAGGCGCACGAGCGCTACCCCGTGGCCGAGTCGAGCCAGGTGGGCAGCCTGCGCCGCGCTGTGGCCGGCTTGGCTCGAGACCAGGGCATGAGCCAGGAGCAGACGGCCAAGGCGGCGATCATGGCCACGGAGATGGGCACCAATCTCGTAAAGCATGCGCACGGCGGGGGCGAGGTGCTCGTGCGCGCCATTGCCGGAAGGTTCGGCGGCCTGGAGCTTCTGAGCCTGGACAAGGGACCCGGCATGGAGAACCCGGCTCACATGCTCCAGGACGGGGTCTCCACGATGGGCAGCGCCGGCACTGGCCTGGGCGCGCTCAGACGCCTCTCCAACGAGTTCGCCATCTACTCCCGCGTGGGATCGGGCACCGTTGTCCTTGTGCGCTCGTGGGCCAGTCACTATGAGGAGCAGCCAAACGTCATCCCCTGCGAGATGGGCATGGTCATGCTCCCCAAGCCCGGCGAAGAGGCCTGCGGCGACGGCTGGTGCGTCTCGCTTACTGATAACGGATTGACCGTGCTGGTCATTGATGGGCTTGGGCACGGACCCCAGGCGGCAGCGGCTTCCCAGGAAGCCGTGCGTGCATTCAGTGAGCAGCCGGATTTAGTGCCTTCCGAGGCAGTGCACAACCTGCATGGACGGTTGCGACATACTCGCGGGGCAGCCGCTGCCGTGGCCGACATCCGCACCGGACGTGACACGCTTGTCTTTGCTGGCATCGGCAACATCGCCGGCAGGATCGTGCGTCCGGACGGCGCCATGACAAGCCTTGTGTCCATGAGCGGGATCGTTGGCCATCAATTCCGCAAGCTGCTGGATTTTTCCTACGCATGGGGAGACGACGACCTGCTGGTCATGAACACCGATGGACTGCGCACCGGTTGGGATTTCTCGGCTTACCCCGGCCTTGAGCACCAGCACCCGGCCATCATCGCCGGCGTTCTATACCGGGACTTCGTTCGAGGCAGCGACGATGTCGCGGTAGTGGTCCTGCGAATGGCGCGGAGTGGACGTCGATGA
- a CDS encoding ATP-binding protein: MSLPILQIEIRSEEDFILARQRARKIASLAGFSVQDQTRITTAVSEIVRHTLQHTASVGLDFRIGGRAGFENGSSLEIAVNADECDVASVRRTFQNSASNWSDVGLYGARRLMDGFQMESRADSNVLLSMVKALPPGAPEVTPQVIAQWRDILMREVPDSPLREVERQNREMLRTLEELRAKELELARQLEEADRLNSELDRTNQGVISLYNEIEDKNAELRHEIQERESAEQKLRVTMQELERSNAELESFAYVASHDLQEPLRMISSFLQLLEAEHVGGLDAEAREYIRFAVGGAVRMQDLIEDLLTYSRVGRKGKPFTSTDLGCALDTVIEDIGKLVVETGTRITRDALPTVYADPTQMMQLLSNLIRNAIKFRKPDEPPRVHVGAREESHEWIVWVADNGIGIEPQYFERIFVIFQRLHARDEYPGTGIGLAVCKRIVERHGGRIWVESESGKGSTFFFSIPKRQDQGAHDQGQETRHPSDRGQSG; the protein is encoded by the coding sequence ATGAGCCTGCCGATCCTGCAGATCGAGATCCGCTCCGAGGAGGACTTCATCCTGGCGCGCCAGCGAGCGAGAAAGATCGCCTCCCTGGCCGGTTTCTCGGTGCAGGACCAGACTCGCATCACCACCGCCGTCTCCGAGATCGTCAGGCACACCCTCCAGCATACCGCCTCGGTGGGCCTTGATTTTCGCATTGGCGGGCGGGCCGGGTTTGAAAATGGCTCCAGTCTCGAAATTGCCGTCAATGCTGATGAATGCGACGTTGCGAGCGTGCGGCGGACTTTCCAGAATTCCGCCAGCAATTGGAGCGACGTGGGGTTGTATGGAGCCCGGCGGCTTATGGACGGCTTCCAAATGGAGAGCCGAGCCGATTCGAACGTGCTTTTGTCGATGGTCAAGGCTCTGCCGCCCGGAGCGCCGGAAGTCACGCCGCAGGTCATCGCCCAGTGGCGGGACATCCTCATGCGCGAGGTTCCGGATTCGCCCCTGCGGGAGGTCGAGCGACAGAACAGGGAGATGTTGCGGACCTTGGAGGAGCTTCGTGCCAAGGAGTTGGAACTGGCCCGTCAGCTGGAGGAGGCCGACAGGCTGAATAGCGAACTGGATCGGACGAATCAGGGTGTCATCTCCCTGTACAACGAGATCGAAGACAAGAACGCCGAACTCAGGCACGAGATCCAGGAGCGTGAGTCAGCCGAGCAGAAACTCCGGGTGACCATGCAGGAGCTTGAGCGCTCCAATGCCGAGCTTGAGAGCTTCGCATACGTCGCCTCGCACGACCTGCAGGAGCCGTTGCGCATGATTTCGAGTTTCCTGCAGCTCCTGGAGGCCGAGCACGTCGGCGGACTTGACGCGGAGGCGCGGGAATATATCCGCTTCGCGGTCGGCGGGGCGGTCCGCATGCAGGATCTCATCGAGGATCTGCTCACGTATTCGCGGGTCGGAAGGAAGGGCAAGCCCTTTACGAGCACGGACCTAGGCTGCGCCCTGGATACGGTGATCGAGGATATCGGCAAGCTCGTGGTCGAAACCGGGACCAGGATCACCAGGGATGCGCTCCCCACGGTATACGCGGACCCAACCCAGATGATGCAGCTCCTTTCGAACCTCATCAGGAACGCCATCAAGTTCCGCAAGCCGGACGAGCCGCCCCGGGTGCACGTCGGCGCACGGGAGGAGTCGCACGAGTGGATCGTGTGGGTGGCCGACAACGGCATCGGCATCGAGCCCCAATATTTCGAGCGCATCTTCGTCATTTTCCAGCGCCTGCACGCCAGGGACGAGTATCCGGGCACAGGCATCGGCTTGGCGGTCTGCAAGCGCATCGTCGAGCGTCACGGCGGCCGCATTTGGGTCGAGTCGGAATCGGGCAAGGGATCGACCTTCTTTTTCTCCATCCCCAAACGCCAGGATCAGGGTGCTCATGACCAGGGACAGGAAACCCGTCATCCTTCTGATAGAGGACAATCCGGGTGA
- a CDS encoding response regulator yields the protein MTRDRKPVILLIEDNPGDVRLTCKTLEKGKIEAEVVVVKDGAEAMAYLRQSGRTADARLPDIILLDLNLPKKDGREILAEIKQDPQLKVIPVIALTSSKSEDDVVRSYRLQANSYIIKPSSWDEYERVISATLNYWLRIAKLPDR from the coding sequence ATGACCAGGGACAGGAAACCCGTCATCCTTCTGATAGAGGACAATCCGGGTGATGTGCGCCTGACATGCAAGACGCTTGAGAAAGGGAAAATCGAGGCCGAGGTCGTAGTGGTCAAGGACGGCGCCGAGGCCATGGCCTACCTGCGCCAGAGCGGGCGGACCGCCGATGCCCGGTTGCCGGACATCATTCTCCTTGATCTCAACTTGCCAAAAAAGGATGGCCGGGAAATACTGGCCGAGATCAAGCAGGATCCCCAACTCAAGGTTATTCCAGTCATCGCCCTCACGAGTTCCAAATCGGAGGACGACGTTGTCAGAAGCTATCGGCTGCAAGCCAACAGCTACATCATCAAGCCTTCGAGCTGGGATGAATACGAACGGGTTATTTCGGCGACGTTAAATTATTGGCTGAGAATCGCCAAGCTGCCGGACAGGTAA
- a CDS encoding response regulator: MDQAIKVVLFEDNPGDVHLLRVMLRGALDSCFELVSFDRLSGGLEYLKSNAVDIILLDLGLVDTQGLDTFHTLHAEIPDIPTVVLSGLSDEDVAVQTIRAGGQDYLVKGQFNVQVLARAMRYAIERKRAERILHQREQEYKALIENAPNIIVRLNKDLLVQFVNPAIEPAMGQPPAYYLGKPLHEACFPQELSGKYEEVVKGVFSRGKEDSLVFECFAQNQRRHYHARFVPEFSAKGEIETVLSILNDITALKETEEELRQAKDLAEEASQAKSAFLAAMSHEIRTPMNGVLGMIELALMRRPTSRVQQYLDLAKQSGQALLLIINDILDLSKIEAGMITIEEQPFDPRAMLESLFATMSLAAEQKGLEFRSNVAPALSSMALGDEGRLRQVLFNIIGNAIKFTEQGEIVVSIDVPRGERWRDICGAEGSFCLLASIRDTGVGIPAHMLEKIFDSFTQVNGRNYEFGGTGLGLAISRQLVEMMGGKIWVESEPGKGSLFTFVVPLEALAAEPIATETQAVEAVHAEARSLKVLIAEDNSINQILASEILKEKGHSMFVVENGQAALEALRKEKFDLVLMDAKMPVMDGEEATRRIRAGEAGDPDVPIVALTAYALKGDRERFLAAGMDDYISKPIDMQELERVLQEVHDKATLTEQ, encoded by the coding sequence ATGGACCAAGCAATCAAGGTTGTTCTTTTTGAAGATAATCCTGGCGACGTGCATCTGCTGCGCGTCATGCTGCGGGGGGCGCTCGACAGTTGCTTTGAACTGGTGAGTTTCGACAGGCTGTCTGGAGGCCTGGAGTACTTGAAGAGCAATGCAGTCGACATCATCCTCTTGGATCTGGGACTGGTGGATACCCAGGGACTGGATACCTTTCACACGCTGCACGCGGAGATCCCGGATATTCCGACCGTGGTGCTGAGCGGGCTGAGCGACGAGGACGTGGCGGTCCAGACCATCCGCGCCGGCGGGCAGGACTATCTCGTCAAGGGGCAGTTCAATGTGCAGGTCCTGGCCCGGGCCATGCGCTATGCCATCGAACGCAAGCGCGCGGAGAGAATCCTTCATCAGCGAGAGCAGGAATATAAAGCGCTCATAGAGAACGCGCCAAATATCATCGTCAGGTTGAACAAGGATCTGCTCGTCCAGTTCGTAAACCCCGCCATCGAGCCGGCCATGGGCCAACCGCCGGCGTATTACCTTGGCAAGCCGCTCCACGAGGCGTGCTTCCCGCAGGAGCTTTCCGGCAAGTACGAGGAAGTGGTCAAAGGTGTCTTCTCGCGCGGGAAGGAGGACAGCCTGGTCTTCGAATGCTTCGCCCAAAACCAGCGCAGGCATTATCATGCCCGCTTCGTGCCGGAGTTCTCGGCCAAGGGCGAGATAGAGACCGTGCTGAGCATCCTGAACGACATCACGGCCCTCAAGGAGACCGAGGAGGAACTGCGGCAAGCCAAAGACCTGGCCGAGGAGGCCAGTCAGGCCAAGAGCGCGTTCCTGGCGGCCATGAGCCATGAGATTCGCACTCCCATGAACGGCGTACTGGGCATGATCGAACTGGCGCTCATGCGCAGGCCGACCTCCAGGGTCCAGCAGTACCTCGATCTGGCCAAGCAGTCGGGCCAGGCGCTCCTGCTCATCATCAACGACATCCTCGATCTCTCCAAGATCGAGGCAGGGATGATAACCATAGAAGAGCAGCCCTTCGATCCGCGCGCCATGCTCGAGTCGCTGTTCGCCACCATGTCCCTGGCAGCCGAGCAAAAGGGGCTCGAATTCAGATCCAACGTCGCCCCGGCACTGTCCTCCATGGCTCTAGGTGACGAAGGGCGGCTGCGGCAGGTACTCTTCAATATCATCGGCAATGCCATCAAGTTCACCGAGCAGGGCGAGATTGTCGTCAGCATTGATGTGCCGCGCGGAGAAAGATGGCGGGACATCTGCGGGGCCGAGGGCTCCTTTTGTCTGCTTGCCTCGATCCGGGACACCGGAGTGGGCATCCCTGCCCATATGCTTGAGAAGATCTTCGACAGCTTCACCCAGGTTAACGGACGCAACTACGAGTTCGGCGGCACGGGATTGGGCTTGGCCATCTCCAGACAGCTCGTGGAGATGATGGGCGGCAAGATTTGGGTGGAGAGCGAACCGGGCAAGGGTTCCCTGTTCACCTTCGTGGTTCCGCTTGAAGCCCTCGCGGCCGAGCCGATCGCGACCGAGACCCAAGCCGTGGAAGCCGTCCATGCCGAGGCTCGCTCGCTCAAGGTGCTTATCGCCGAGGACAACTCGATCAACCAGATCCTGGCCTCGGAGATCCTGAAGGAGAAAGGACACTCGATGTTTGTGGTGGAAAACGGCCAGGCTGCGCTAGAGGCTCTGCGCAAGGAAAAGTTCGATCTGGTGCTCATGGACGCCAAGATGCCGGTGATGGATGGGGAAGAGGCCACGCGACGCATCCGAGCTGGAGAAGCAGGGGACCCGGATGTGCCTATCGTGGCCTTGACCGCTTACGCTCTCAAAGGCGATCGGGAGAGGTTTCTGGCCGCAGGCATGGACGACTACATATCCAAACCGATAGACATGCAGGAATTGGAAAGGGTGCTGCAGGAAGTGCACGACAAAGCTACGCTAACCGAACAGTAA